In Mytilus edulis chromosome 4, xbMytEdul2.2, whole genome shotgun sequence, the following proteins share a genomic window:
- the LOC139520060 gene encoding uncharacterized protein translates to MAFSQSIKKSQIPINCHLCDTEKNIKWKCIDCELLICDKCKDGRHLRIKNAQEHKVISIKDIGLHSGELDFTNIKCQDHASQSCCLFCKICDSLVCPTCVSKVHKKHANDLIEISEAYYMKKERLKNGQSKIQMVEKNAITKKEQLVKRKNAENAKYSKVIQDILNHGKVLKSDIDKYIKELKDEVDENLKTIFKSIDKDLSIVSQSMKQSNEKNNEVEDLIKSTDVANFFSDVRKMEKSIGVQVPKTQSSYNSIPKFVSGEITQSNVGVLQSEESPEELSVSLNIIKEYQTELTVITDIIPCVDNSVWISANADDCLIHALPSGKELNVVSTFNMKVHGMAKTKSNNLLLSVQRKCRLQQLNITTGNITDTVYNVSPFGPTCIYITSGNKVIVGGNSDKLGRRAVFVMNEQGDYETVYEHDQHNQPIFSYPMSITSTSNGNIHVGDCYPGKDGRVVVLTTGSGVINSYKGHPEINKVKTFKPNRIVTTPRDNVMMTDTQSIHILDSKGNLVSWYNTKDIGILYPYCLSFTPTGQLYIGCSKSANSTAKEAKIYEVTCSGF, encoded by the coding sequence ATGGCATTTTCTCAATCCATTAAAAAAAGTCAGATACCTATAAACTGTCACCTATGCGATACTGAGAAAAACATCAAGTGGAAATGCATTGACTGTGAACTGCTAATATGTGATAAGTGTAAAGATGGAAGACATCTTAGAATTAAAAATGCACAGGAACATAAGGTCATAAGTATAAAAGACATTGGTTTACACAGTGGAGAATTggattttacaaatattaaatgtCAAGACCATGCTTCACAATCTTGTTGTCTTTTTTGTAAGATTTGTGACAGTCTTGTATGTCCGACATGTGTGTCCAAAGTTCATAAGAAGCATGCAAATGACTTAATCGAAATCAGTGAAGCCtattatatgaaaaaagaaagactgaaaaatggacaaagtaaaattcaaatggtagaaaaaaatgcaatcacaaaaaaAGAACAATTGGTAAAGCGTAAGAATGCTGAAAATGCAAAATACAGCAAAGTTATCCAAGATATTCTAAATCATGGAAAAGTGCTGAAAAGTGACATTGACAAATACATTAAAGAATTAAAAGATGAAGTTGATGAAAACCTGAAAACTATTTTCAAATCAATTGACAAAGATCTGAGTATTGTATCACAATCAATGAAACAATCTAATGAGAAAAACAATGAAGTTGAGGATTTAATAAAATCCACAGATGTTGCAAACTTTTTTTCTGACGTCAGGAAAATGGAAAAATCCATTGGAGTACAAGTACCAAAAACACAATCATCATACAATTCCATTCCAAAGTTTGTTTCAGGGGAGATCACTCAATCTAATGTTGGAGTGTTACAAAGTGAAGAAAGTCCAGAGGAATTAAGTGTTTCATTAAATATCATTAAAGAATATCAGACAGAACTTACTGTAATAACAGATATTATTCCATGTGTTGACAATTCAGTTTGGATTAGTGCAAATGCAGATGATTGTTTAATACATGCATTACCTTCAGGCAAAGAACTCAATGTGGTATCTACCTTTAACATGAAGGTCCATGGTATGGCGAAAACTAAATCTAATAATCTCCTGCTATCTGTTCAGAGAAAATGCAGACTACAACAACTCAATATCACCACTGGTAATATAACTGACACCGTATATAATGTGAGCCCTTTCGGTCCTACATGCATCTACATTACCAGTGGTAATAAAGTTATAGTAGGAGGTAACAGTGATAAACTAGGAAGAAGAGCTGTGTTTGTAATGAATGAGCAGGGAGACTATGAGACTGTGTATGAACATGATCAACATAATCAACCTATATTTTCCTACCCAATGAGTATAACCAGTACCAGTAATGGGAATATACATGTGGGGGATTGTTATCCTGGTAAAGACGGTAGAGTGGTAGTGTTGACAACAGGTAGTGGTGTTATCAATTCATATAAAGGCCATCCTGAAATTAATAaggttaaaacatttaaacccaACAGAATAGTGACAACACCAAGAGATAATGTCATGATGACTGATACTCAATCTATACACATTCTGGATAGTAAGGGAAATCTTGTGTCATGGTATAACACTAAAGACATAGGAATACTATATCCATACTGCCTTTCATTCACTCCAACAGGACAACTCTACATAGGATGTAGTAAATCAGCAAACAGTACAGCCAAGGAAGCAAAGATTTATGAAGTGACTTGTTCAggattttaa